Proteins found in one Canis lupus baileyi chromosome 18, mCanLup2.hap1, whole genome shotgun sequence genomic segment:
- the GPR141 gene encoding probable G-protein coupled receptor 141, with amino-acid sequence MAGHNTSSCSPILTPHLTTLYFIVLIGGLVGIISILFLLVKMNTRSVTTTVVVNLVVVHSVFLLTVPFRLTYLIKHTWMFGLPFCKFVSAMLHIHMYLTFLFYMVILVIRYLIFFKYKDKVEFYRKLHAVAASTGMWLLVIVIVVPVVVSQYGTYEVYDEQHCFKFHKELDRAYVQVINYMIVTTVIAIAVILLVFQIFIIMSMMRKLRHSFLSHQEFWAQLKNLFFIGVILVCFLPYQFFRIYYLYTVANSSDCNNTVAFYNEIFLSVTAISCFDLLLFVLGGSHCKQKISDLWNCLLCR; translated from the coding sequence ATGGCTGGCCACAACACTTCTTCCTGCAGTCCTATACTGACACCCCATTTAACCACGCTCTACTTCATAGTACTCATTGGTGGGCTGGTGGGCATCATCTCCATTTTGTTCCTGCTGGTGAAAATGAACACCCGATCTGTAACTACCACAGTGGTTGTTAACCTGGTAGTGGTCCACAGTGTTTTTCTGCTGACAGTGCCTTTTCGCTTGACGTATCTCATCAAGCACACCTGGATGTTTGGGTTGCCCTTCTGCAAATTTGTGAGTGCCATGCTACACATCCACATGTACCTTACATTCCTATTctacatggtgatcctggtcatTAGGTACCTCATCTTCTTCAAGTACAAAGACAAAGTGGAATTCTACAGAAAACTGCATGCTGTGGCTGCCAGTACTGGCATGTGGCTGCTGGTGATTGTCATTGTGGTACCTGTGGTTGTTTCTCAGTATGGAACTTACGAGGTGTATGATGAGcaacattgttttaaattccacaaaGAACTTGATCGAGCATATGTGCAAGTCATCAACTATATGATAGTCACTACTGTCATAGCCATTGCGGTGATTCTCTTGGTCTTCCAGATCTTCATCATTATGTCAATGATGCGGAAGCTACGCCACTCCTTTCTATCCCACCAGGAGTTCTGGGCCCAGcttaaaaacctattttttatAGGAGTCATCCTTGTTTGCTTCCTTCCCTATCAGTTTTTTAGGATCTATTACTTGTACACAGTGGCAAATTCAAGTGACTGTAACAATACTGTtgcattttataatgaaatcttCTTGAGTGTAACAGCAATTAGTTGCTTTGATTTGTTGCTCTTTGTTCTTGGAGGAAGCCATTGTAAGCAGAAGATAAGTGACCTATGGAATTGCCTCTTGTGCCGTTAG